From Passer domesticus isolate bPasDom1 chromosome 5, bPasDom1.hap1, whole genome shotgun sequence, the proteins below share one genomic window:
- the LOC135301272 gene encoding secreted frizzled-related protein 2-like produces the protein MLLTAKILVLAVNGFLRVATALDIGLSTRCVVIPKEMGMCHKIGYSEMRLPNLMGHTSMAEVILKSSTWQHLVHTECHPHVRTFLCSVFAPICLDTFIHPCRSMCAAVRDSCAPALLCHGQPWPPSLDCDRFPGDEDTCLAPLTKDYKHLNKVLPKPTCQTCPAVEEFSTHKRVLEVFCDSNFAVKVKLSKKRAAFEDQEYNIECQVEFITQSSLLPYETQSMIQQWLLINEKCVERMTPTHRPMVYLLVGNIEEGILLVKQVYRWQRKDSQLTFATQKWRHHKCL, from the exons ATGTTATTGACTGCAAAAATACTTGTTTTGGCCGTGAATGGTTTCCTAAGAGTAGCAACAGCCTTGGACATTGGATTATCCACAAGATGCGTAGTCATACCCAAGGAGATGGGCATGTGCCACAAGATTGGATACTCTGAAATGAGACTTCCCAACCTGATGGGACACACAAGCATGGCAGAGGTTATCCTAAAATCCAGCACCTGGCAGCACCTTGTACACACAGAGTGTCACCCTCACGTGAGGACGTTCCTGTGCTCCGTGTTTGCACCCATCTGCTTAGATAC GttcatccatccctgcaggagcaTGTGCGCTGCTGTCCGGGACAGCTGCGCCCCCGCGCTCCTGTGCCACGGGCAGCCCTGGCCGCCCAGCCTGGACTGCGATCGATTCCCTGGCGACGAGGACACGTGCCTGGCACCTCTTACCAAGGACTATAAACACCTGAACAAAG TCCTACCAAAGCCTACCTGTCAGACTTGCCCAGCAGTGGAGGAATTCTCTACACACAAAAGAGTTCTTGAAGTTTTCTGTGACAGTAACTTTG CAGTGAAAGTAAAGCTGTCCAAGAAGAGAGCAGCATTTGAGGACCAAGAGTATAACATTGAATGCCAGGTGGAATTCATTACCCAGAGCTCACTGTTGCCCTACGAAACTCAGAGCATGATACAACAGTGGCTGctaattaatgaaaaatgtgtAGAGAGGATGACTCCAACCCACCGTCCCATGGTGTATCTCCTTGTGGGGAACATTGAAGAGGGCATCCTTTTAGTAAAACAGGTTTATCGCTGGCAGAGGAAGGACTCCCAGCTGACTTTCGCCACTCAGAAGTGGAGACACCATAAATGCTTGTAA